A single Montipora foliosa isolate CH-2021 chromosome 7, ASM3666993v2, whole genome shotgun sequence DNA region contains:
- the LOC138010692 gene encoding neuromedin-U receptor 2-like: MNQVTSNATEYLMPPSWATTLLVSGTFLAVICPLTVLSNFLLLIAIYKDPFKTFRTPSAYFLVGLAFVDLITGLIPEPMMTTCYYRFYNNHPGRSHCVKILHVAGTVAAITANTSFFLVLAFTFAQYAALAFPFKFKRLITVRNTIACVVGLLLYAILFETLQLVAGVPREVIAKIDLHLHSTFSLFLTIIIYLMLQRAFGKQQLKKRRLMLKAVPRNIATSEGSLEIRETFTPSERPTRQKLIEKNFVRLNLAMIIILLVCSQPSAIMWYVFLYSGEKTKVSLSLRIAGVVTNNTLFLKSLLDPFVFAWRLPKYRKALKKLFGREE, translated from the coding sequence TCGAATGCAACGGAATATCTGATGCCGCCAAGTTGGGCAACAACACTCTTAGTATCTGGAACCTTCCTCGCCGTGATTTGCCCACTAACGGTGCTCTCCAACTTTTTACTTCTCATAGCGATTTACAAAGATCCGTTTAAAACGTTTCGCACGCCATCGGCGTATTTTTTGGTGGGTTTAGCGTTTGTTGATCTGATCACTGGTCTTATTCCTGAACCCATGATGACAACATGCTACTACAGGTTCTACAATAATCACCCAGGCAGAAGTCACTGCGTGAAAATACTTCACGTAGCGGGAACTGTAGCCGCCATAACAGCCAACACGTCTTTCTTCCTTGTCTTGGCGTTCACCTTTGCACAATACGCCGCGCTGGCCTTCCCGTTCAAATTCAAGCGTTTGATCACCGTCCGTAACACCATAGCGTGTGTGGTGGGGCTTTTGTTATACGCTATTCTGTTTGAAACCTTACAACTAGTTGCCGGAGTGCCAAGAGAGGTAATCGCGAAGATTGACTTGCACCTTCATTCCACCTTTTCGCTGTTTTTGACTATAATTATCTACCTGATGCTGCAGAGAGCTTTTGGTAAACAGCAGCTGAAAAAGCGACGCTTAATGCTAAAAGCAGTGCCTCGGAACATCGCAACAAGCGAGGGATCTCTAGAAATACGGGAAACCTTTACACCGAGTGAACGACCAACGCGGCAGAAACTCATAGAGAAGAACTTTGTTCGATTAAATCTAGCTATGATTATAATTCTACTGGTTTGTTCTCAACCAAGCGCTATTATGTGGTATGTCTTCCTTTACTcaggagaaaagacaaaagtaAGTCTCTCACTACGAATTGCTGGAGTCGTGACGAATAACACACTCTTTTTGAAGTCTCTTCTTGATCCCTTTGTCTTTGCCTGGCGTTTACCTAAGTACCgaaaagctttgaaaaaacTCTTCGGTCGAGAAGAGTAA